A genomic region of Laribacter hongkongensis DSM 14985 contains the following coding sequences:
- the dcd gene encoding dCTP deaminase, whose product MSIKSDKWIRRMAAEYDMISPFEPDLVRQVNGEKVISFGTSSYGYDIRCADEFKVFTNINSTMVDPKNFDEKCFVDVKGEYCIIPPNSFALARTVEYFRIPRNVLTVCLGKSTYARCGIVVNVTPFEPEWEGYVTLEFSNTTPLPAKIYANEGVAQVLFFESDEVCEVSYRDRGGKYMGQVGVTLPRS is encoded by the coding sequence ATGAGCATCAAATCGGACAAGTGGATTCGCCGGATGGCGGCAGAGTACGACATGATCAGCCCCTTCGAGCCGGATCTGGTGCGTCAGGTCAACGGTGAAAAGGTCATCTCGTTCGGCACCTCCAGCTATGGCTACGACATTCGCTGCGCCGATGAATTCAAGGTATTCACCAATATCAATTCGACCATGGTCGACCCGAAGAATTTCGACGAAAAATGCTTCGTCGACGTCAAGGGTGAGTACTGCATCATTCCGCCCAATTCGTTTGCACTGGCCCGCACGGTGGAATACTTCCGCATTCCCCGCAATGTGCTGACCGTCTGTCTGGGCAAATCCACCTATGCCCGCTGCGGCATCGTCGTCAATGTCACGCCGTTCGAGCCGGAATGGGAAGGCTATGTGACGCTGGAGTTTTCCAACACCACACCGCTGCCCGCCAAGATTTACGCCAACGAAGGCGTGGCCCAGGTGCTGTTCTTTGAAAGCGACGAGGTCTGCGAAGTCTCGTACCGCGACCGTGGCGGCAAATACATGGGGCAGGTAGGTGTCACGCTGCCCCGCTCATGA